A single genomic interval of Isorropodon fossajaponicum endosymbiont JTNG4 harbors:
- a CDS encoding efflux RND transporter permease subunit, which translates to MDNILNFFVKQKKLALVFTVSIIALGLLTLSGIQRDKFPAVDFEVMTVVTVYPGASPEDVEQNVTNPIEDELKSISGIDKFSSTSKEGKSSIVITLSQDVDDIEPLKQEIRNAVNRIKSLPEEVDDLPWVIDQKNSLKSILKINISGGDLSYQALRDITDDMAGSLALVEGVSKIVKEGYLDREIKIRINPDSLYQHKLSLPQVIKAIKKRNKRYSVGSNHDDINEKTIVVLAKFDEVQAVGDVILKSTFDGPVIRLKDIASIVDGNKEETSITRVNGTKGFILRIRKQEHADVITTVDLVKEKVLDLRAKYPASLQVFYSSDESKHVRNRLNIVTNNGLIGLFLVLVILGLFLSLKTAFWVSISLPVSLLGTVALLGATGETINLVSLAAMILVLGIVVDDSIVVAESIHHYKQLGKDRHQSTVRGFKRVIAPVITTILTTILAFSSMFLMGGTMGKFIYVIPLVVIFALTLSFLEVSLALPAHLASSDEKTKGKTWFTHIENWFEGFLTKVLKWRYGVVVIFSLVLIGSLYFAKTQMKYVQFPAVGADSISARLQMPVGTSLERTESISKQVEKMIIEVVGEDLDSLTNNVGHYFTHVAKFTIELVPSSTRVQTPRVLLAQLKACIKDIKAAKKLKFSIGRPGPPQGEDVEINLVGSDNIQRQNAADALEKILLSIDGIDNIRRDDEPGKTRIEVVIDFEKMARFDVDFSTVNDYLKAAFTGINVTNVRYGDDDVGFRIYLGSDKQSEDFLELLKINNRQGRPIPLKQFVSLQKIKGEPNFNHFNGQRSAVLSGSVDDEITTSGVVISQALKRLDLANKYPTIRVTSEGGDKDTKKAMDSFKKAFVMAIFAIFLLLALLFNSYSQPILVLIAVPFSITGVIWAFFLHGETLSFFAILGTLALVGVIVNDSLVMVAHLNYLKTKFASTMSVYEWVVQGAKDRLRAVVLTTLTTLAGVMPLAYGIGGTDFILQPMALSLGYGLLFGTLMTLILLPCLYLINHEFINWVKKLWCRLLKFSQ; encoded by the coding sequence ATGGACAACATTCTTAATTTTTTTGTTAAGCAGAAAAAGCTAGCGCTGGTCTTTACGGTTTCCATTATTGCTCTTGGTCTTTTGACATTAAGTGGCATTCAAAGAGATAAATTCCCAGCAGTAGATTTTGAAGTAATGACTGTTGTGACTGTATATCCTGGTGCCTCGCCTGAAGATGTTGAGCAAAATGTTACCAACCCAATTGAAGACGAACTGAAAAGTATTTCAGGCATTGATAAATTTAGCTCAACCTCTAAAGAGGGTAAGTCTAGTATTGTTATAACGCTTTCTCAAGATGTGGATGATATTGAGCCATTAAAACAAGAAATTAGAAATGCAGTCAATCGCATTAAGTCATTACCTGAAGAGGTGGATGACTTGCCTTGGGTTATTGACCAAAAAAACTCACTCAAAAGTATTTTAAAAATTAACATCAGTGGCGGTGACTTGTCTTATCAAGCATTGAGAGATATTACTGATGATATGGCTGGCTCTTTAGCACTGGTTGAAGGTGTGTCAAAAATTGTTAAAGAGGGTTATCTTGATCGTGAAATTAAAATTAGGATCAATCCTGATAGCCTGTACCAACACAAGCTATCCTTACCTCAAGTAATTAAAGCGATTAAAAAGCGCAACAAACGCTACTCTGTTGGTAGTAATCATGATGACATTAATGAGAAAACTATTGTTGTTTTGGCTAAGTTTGATGAGGTTCAAGCCGTGGGCGATGTCATTCTTAAGTCAACATTTGATGGGCCTGTTATTCGCCTAAAGGATATTGCAAGCATTGTTGATGGAAACAAGGAAGAGACTTCTATTACTCGCGTGAATGGTACTAAAGGTTTTATCCTGAGAATTCGTAAACAAGAGCATGCTGATGTGATTACCACAGTTGATTTGGTCAAAGAAAAAGTGTTGGATTTAAGGGCTAAATACCCAGCCAGTCTGCAAGTTTTCTATTCATCAGATGAGTCTAAGCATGTTCGCAATCGGCTCAATATCGTGACTAATAATGGCTTAATTGGCTTGTTTTTGGTGTTGGTTATATTGGGTTTATTTTTATCACTTAAAACAGCTTTTTGGGTATCAATTAGTTTGCCAGTATCTCTTTTGGGTACAGTGGCTTTATTAGGCGCAACGGGCGAAACCATTAATCTTGTTTCACTGGCTGCGATGATCCTAGTGCTTGGTATTGTGGTGGATGATAGTATTGTGGTGGCAGAGAGTATACATCATTACAAACAATTGGGAAAAGACAGGCATCAGTCTACTGTGCGTGGGTTTAAGCGTGTCATTGCGCCTGTAATAACGACAATTTTAACCACGATTTTGGCTTTCTCTTCGATGTTTTTAATGGGTGGCACGATGGGTAAATTTATTTATGTTATCCCTCTTGTGGTTATTTTCGCCTTAACCCTTTCGTTTTTAGAAGTTAGTCTGGCACTGCCAGCGCACCTTGCTAGTAGTGATGAAAAAACCAAAGGCAAGACGTGGTTTACGCATATTGAAAATTGGTTTGAGGGGTTTTTAACAAAAGTATTGAAATGGCGTTACGGTGTTGTTGTTATTTTTAGTCTTGTTCTGATAGGCTCTTTATATTTTGCTAAAACTCAAATGAAGTACGTGCAATTCCCTGCAGTGGGAGCAGATAGTATTAGCGCAAGATTGCAAATGCCTGTTGGCACTTCGTTAGAGCGAACAGAGTCTATTTCCAAACAAGTAGAGAAAATGATTATAGAAGTTGTGGGTGAGGATTTAGACTCATTAACTAATAATGTTGGCCATTATTTTACCCATGTGGCTAAATTTACTATTGAGTTGGTGCCATCTAGCACAAGAGTACAAACACCTAGAGTTTTACTTGCCCAGTTAAAAGCGTGCATTAAGGACATAAAAGCAGCAAAAAAATTAAAGTTTTCAATAGGCAGACCAGGTCCGCCACAAGGTGAAGATGTAGAGATTAATTTGGTAGGTAGTGATAATATTCAACGTCAAAATGCTGCTGATGCTTTAGAGAAAATATTGTTAAGCATTGATGGTATAGATAACATTAGGCGGGATGATGAACCAGGTAAAACACGTATTGAAGTGGTGATTGATTTTGAAAAAATGGCCAGATTTGATGTTGACTTTTCAACGGTTAATGATTATTTAAAGGCAGCTTTTACAGGTATTAATGTCACTAACGTACGTTATGGTGATGATGACGTTGGTTTTAGAATTTATCTGGGTAGCGATAAACAGTCAGAGGACTTTCTAGAATTATTAAAAATTAACAACCGTCAAGGTCGCCCCATACCGCTTAAGCAATTTGTTTCGTTGCAAAAAATTAAGGGTGAGCCAAATTTTAATCATTTTAATGGGCAGCGTTCAGCTGTACTTAGCGGTAGTGTTGATGACGAGATAACGACTTCTGGTGTGGTTATTAGTCAAGCGCTCAAACGCCTAGATTTAGCTAACAAGTATCCTACAATTAGAGTGACTAGCGAGGGCGGCGATAAAGATACAAAAAAAGCAATGGATAGCTTTAAAAAGGCATTTGTCATGGCAATTTTTGCCATATTTTTATTACTAGCCTTGTTATTTAATTCTTATTCACAGCCAATATTGGTCTTAATTGCTGTGCCTTTTTCTATTACTGGTGTTATTTGGGCTTTTTTTCTTCATGGAGAAACGCTTAGCTTTTTTGCAATACTGGGTACACTGGCATTGGTGGGGGTTATTGTGAACGATTCTTTAGTGATGGTTGCCCATTTGAATTATTTAAAAACAAAGTTTGCATCTACCATGAGTGTTTATGAGTGGGTTGTTCAAGGTGCAAAAGACCGATTGCGCGCTGTTGTGTTAACAACATTAACGACTTTGGCAGGTGTCATGCCACTTGCTTATGGCATTGGCGGCACTGACTTTATTTTACAACCGATGGCGCTTTCACTGGGTTATGGGTTGTTGTTCGGAACGTTAATGACACTTATTCTATTACCTTGTTTGTATTTAATTAACCATGAGTTTATCAACTGGGTAAAAAAACTTTGGTGCAGGCTGTTAAAATTTAGTCAATAG
- the typA gene encoding translational GTPase TypA: MNTKLRNIAIIAHVDHGKTTLVDKLLEQSQTFDERFESTDRMMDSNDLEKERGITISSKNTAIKWNDYHINIVDTPGHADFGGEVERVLSMVDSVLLLVDAQEGPMPQTRFVTKKAFDQGLNPIVVINKIDKDAARPDWVIDRVFDLFDQLGATDEQLDFPVIYASSINGYASLEDDVRSGDMTPMFETIIKHVKAPEVDIDAPLKMQVTALDYSSFVGAIAIGRITRGTIKKNMQVVVVDTQGNERKAKIANLQGFLGLEKIDTDGAQAGNIIAITGIEGISISDTICDPETIEALPPLSVDEPTVSMAFRVNDSPFAGQDGKFITSRNIRDRLDKELIYNVALRVENTTDPSEFIVSGRGELHLSILIETMRREGFELAVGRPQVILKEIDGVVCEPFEDLSVDVETQHQGTVMEKLGERKAELTNMMPDGNGRVKLDFNIPARGLIGFRTEFLTATTGTGLMNSTFDAYKPQKQGEIGQRSNGSLISMNQGQAVAYAIFNLQKSGKFFVEHNTYIYEGMVVGIHTRDKDLVVNVMRGKQLTNVRASGTDEAVSLTPAIKLDLEQALEFIDDDELVEVTPHNTRIRKRLLTENERKRARGKSK, encoded by the coding sequence ATGAATACTAAATTAAGAAACATAGCTATTATTGCCCACGTTGACCACGGTAAAACAACTTTAGTTGATAAATTGCTTGAGCAATCGCAAACGTTTGATGAGCGCTTTGAATCAACTGATCGAATGATGGACTCAAACGATCTTGAAAAAGAGCGTGGCATTACCATTTCTAGTAAAAATACTGCGATTAAATGGAATGATTATCATATTAATATTGTAGACACGCCAGGTCATGCTGATTTTGGTGGTGAAGTAGAGCGTGTACTGTCTATGGTTGATAGCGTGCTTTTGCTTGTAGATGCGCAAGAAGGCCCAATGCCACAAACACGCTTTGTGACGAAAAAAGCCTTTGACCAGGGCCTAAATCCGATTGTCGTTATTAATAAAATTGATAAAGATGCAGCACGCCCTGACTGGGTAATTGACCGAGTATTTGATTTATTTGACCAACTGGGTGCAACTGACGAGCAATTAGATTTCCCAGTTATTTACGCTTCAAGTATTAATGGCTACGCCTCGTTAGAAGACGATGTGCGTTCAGGTGATATGACACCCATGTTTGAAACCATTATAAAACACGTTAAAGCGCCAGAAGTTGATATTGATGCGCCTTTAAAAATGCAAGTCACTGCACTTGATTATTCCTCATTTGTTGGGGCAATTGCTATTGGTCGCATTACACGTGGTACAATTAAGAAAAATATGCAAGTTGTGGTGGTTGACACACAAGGCAATGAACGCAAAGCTAAAATTGCAAACCTTCAAGGTTTTCTTGGTTTAGAAAAGATTGATACAGACGGTGCACAAGCAGGTAATATTATTGCCATTACTGGCATCGAAGGTATTTCAATTTCAGATACAATTTGCGACCCTGAGACCATTGAGGCGTTGCCGCCTTTGAGTGTAGACGAGCCAACCGTTTCCATGGCATTTCGCGTGAATGACTCTCCATTTGCTGGGCAAGATGGTAAGTTTATCACCTCACGAAATATTCGTGACCGCTTAGATAAAGAGCTCATTTACAATGTTGCACTTCGGGTTGAAAACACAACAGATCCTTCTGAATTTATTGTTTCAGGTCGTGGTGAATTGCACCTGTCAATTTTAATTGAAACCATGCGTAGAGAGGGTTTTGAGTTGGCAGTAGGTCGTCCACAAGTCATTTTAAAAGAAATTGATGGTGTTGTTTGTGAGCCATTTGAAGATTTAAGTGTTGATGTAGAGACTCAACATCAAGGCACCGTGATGGAAAAATTAGGTGAACGTAAGGCTGAACTAACCAACATGATGCCAGATGGTAATGGTAGAGTAAAGTTGGACTTTAATATTCCTGCACGCGGCTTGATTGGCTTTAGAACAGAATTTTTAACAGCAACGACGGGTACAGGACTGATGAATTCAACCTTTGATGCTTACAAACCCCAAAAACAAGGGGAAATTGGTCAGCGTTCTAATGGCTCTTTGATTTCAATGAACCAAGGACAAGCGGTTGCTTATGCCATTTTTAATTTACAAAAAAGTGGTAAGTTTTTTGTAGAACACAACACCTATATTTACGAAGGTATGGTGGTCGGCATTCATACACGTGATAAAGATTTGGTGGTTAATGTTATGAGGGGCAAGCAATTGACCAATGTACGTGCATCAGGTACTGACGAAGCCGTATCACTAACACCTGCCATTAAGCTTGATTTAGAACAGGCACTAGAGTTTATTGATGATGATGAATTGGTAGAAGTAACGCCTCATAACACCCGCATTCGCAAGCGTTTATTAACAGAGAATGAACGCAAAAGAGCGCGTGGAAAATCTAAATAA
- the rlmE gene encoding 23S rRNA (uridine(2552)-2'-O)-methyltransferase RlmE, translated as MAKKGSSGRWMSEHLSDEFVKKAQKEGYRSRAVYKLIEVIDKDKFIKSGDKVLDLGAAPGGWSQVAIKIVGKSGQVIASDILNIKPIDGVDFLRGDFTEDEVYEMLLDITMSKKVDVVLSDMAPNMSGQLSVDIPKSMYLCELALDMAIKTLTSSGYFFVKVFQGDGFDEFVKSCRSSFSSVTIRKPKASRARSKEMYLLANKLKLT; from the coding sequence ATGGCAAAAAAAGGCAGTTCAGGACGTTGGATGAGCGAACATCTAAGCGATGAGTTTGTTAAAAAAGCACAAAAAGAAGGCTATCGCTCTCGTGCCGTTTACAAACTTATAGAAGTAATTGATAAAGATAAATTTATCAAATCAGGAGACAAAGTGCTTGACCTTGGTGCTGCTCCTGGTGGCTGGAGTCAAGTGGCAATAAAAATTGTGGGCAAGTCTGGTCAAGTTATTGCTAGCGATATATTAAACATAAAGCCCATTGATGGAGTTGATTTTTTACGTGGCGATTTCACTGAAGATGAGGTTTATGAAATGCTTTTAGATATCACCATGAGTAAAAAAGTTGATGTTGTTTTAAGTGATATGGCACCTAATATGAGCGGTCAACTCTCAGTTGACATTCCTAAATCCATGTACTTGTGTGAACTGGCACTGGATATGGCAATTAAAACCTTAACATCTTCAGGCTATTTTTTTGTCAAAGTTTTTCAAGGGGATGGGTTTGACGAGTTTGTTAAGTCGTGTCGATCTTCTTTTTCTTCTGTTACTATTCGCAAGCCAAAAGCCTCAAGAGCAAGATCTAAAGAAATGTACTTACTTGCAAATAAATTAAAACTAACTTGA
- a CDS encoding polyprenyl synthetase family protein — translation MKSLSDIQSLLKLDLQKTDDILINRLSSNVALINQMSHYIIHAGSKRLRPLLLLLCARATEYQGTHHHLMAVVIELIHTATLLHDDIVDESITRRGKDTVNEVWGNAPSVLVGDFLYSRAFEMMVEPNLMSIMHILSKTTNSIAEGEVLQLLNCQNAELSETEYYAVIERKTACLFQAATQIGGLLSGVDKAQESALKDFGLHLGNAFQIIDDVLDYESDVKTMGKEVGDDLSEGKTTLPMIYALAHTSGDDRQLLEDAINQADNSKITQVIKILQSVKAFDYTRNQAHKSAQLAKQSLRLIPDSDYKDALILLCDLSLQRQS, via the coding sequence ATGAAAAGTTTAAGCGATATTCAATCCCTCTTAAAATTAGATTTACAAAAAACAGACGATATACTCATTAATCGTTTAAGTTCAAACGTTGCTTTGATTAATCAAATGAGCCATTATATTATTCACGCTGGCAGCAAGCGCTTGCGCCCACTGCTGTTATTGCTTTGTGCGCGTGCAACTGAATATCAAGGCACGCACCACCACCTTATGGCAGTAGTGATAGAGTTAATTCACACTGCCACTTTACTTCATGATGATATTGTTGATGAGTCTATAACGCGCCGAGGAAAAGACACTGTTAATGAAGTTTGGGGCAATGCGCCTAGTGTTTTAGTGGGTGATTTTTTATATTCCCGTGCTTTCGAGATGATGGTTGAGCCTAATTTAATGTCCATTATGCATATTCTTTCTAAAACCACCAATAGTATTGCTGAAGGTGAAGTGTTACAATTATTAAATTGTCAAAATGCTGAATTGAGTGAGACTGAATATTACGCAGTAATTGAGCGAAAAACGGCATGTTTATTCCAAGCGGCTACTCAAATTGGTGGGCTGCTATCAGGTGTTGATAAAGCCCAAGAATCTGCATTAAAAGACTTTGGGCTGCACCTTGGTAACGCTTTTCAGATTATTGACGATGTGCTTGATTATGAGTCAGATGTAAAAACCATGGGCAAGGAGGTGGGTGATGATCTAAGTGAAGGGAAAACCACACTACCTATGATTTATGCACTTGCCCATACTTCTGGCGATGATAGGCAACTTCTAGAAGATGCTATTAACCAAGCAGATAATTCCAAAATAACCCAAGTGATTAAAATTCTACAATCGGTTAAAGCCTTTGACTATACTCGCAATCAAGCACACAAATCAGCCCAACTTGCCAAGCAATCACTCAGGCTAATACCTGACTCAGATTATAAAGATGCATTGATTTTATTGTGCGACCTTTCCTTGCAACGCCAGTCATAA